Sequence from the Hamadaea flava genome:
GACGAAGATTACAAGTACGCCCTGGCGGTGCTGCCGACGGTGCCGTTCGGCTGTCCCCAGGTCTCCGACGACTTGGGGTCGCTGGCGGCGTATCAGGGGCAGTTCGGTTCCCCGGCGCAGTTCGACTGCGTACAACTGGCCAGCCCGGCGGGCGCGAAGATTATGGAGGTGCTGCCGGGTAACGCGAGCGGTGCTGGACGGCCCTCGGTGACCGTTGTGGACGCGGACGGAAACTACGTGTGCGACTCCACCTACTCGCTCCGGCAGTACTCGTGTGAGCTCACCGGAGCCGCACCGTTCTACGCGGTCATGACTGGCGCCAACGGCAATCCGGCCAGTAGCTACACCGTGAGCTTCCCCCGGGTGAGCGGGACCAACTCCTGTGCCGTGCTGCCGCAGGGCGCCACGGGCGCGTCGATCACGACCAGCCATGACCACTTCGCGGCCTGCTTCTCGGTCCCGGCCGACCAGCATGGCGCAAAGGAGGTCTTCACCTACACCCGGACCTCGGGCACCGGTGACGCCGGCTTCACCGTGGTTGACGCCAACGGGGTTGTGTGGTGCGGGTACTTGGGCTCACCGTCGATCAACCGCAGCACCACGTGCACTCTGCCGGCCGGGCCGGTGACGGTGGTGCTGGAGGCCGACGCGGTCGATGCCACCTACCAGATCTCGCACGTGGCTGGGGCGTAGGCGACGGCGTATGAGACGAGATGCCCGGCCGGTCCGCGACCGGCCGGGCATCTCAGGTTCAGCGCCACCCAGACGCCGCCACGCTAGCCGCCACAGTTCGTCGGGCTTGTTCCATGTGGCGGTGGGCGTCATGCAGTATGTATCGGATCCCCCTACGGTCCGGCGGTGCTGGGGAAGCCGGTCCAGCGCAGGTCGGGTGGGAGGGTGGCTTTGGTCGTTGAATGTGATGATGGCTGGGGCAGGGCCGTTCGGTACTCGATGAGTGTCAGGGCGGTGTTGGCGCTGTTGAGGTCAAGCCAGCGGGTTGGGGGCGCGTCTAGTGCGTAGCGGACCAGCCAGGCGATCGGGTGGGCGTGGGTGACCAGGTCCTCGTGTGTGTCGAGGGAGGGCCTGGGCGCCGTTGCGAAACGGGCGGTCAAGGATTCAGCGAGCCTGCGGCCCGAGGCAGCCTCGGTGGCGTCGTAGCCGTCGAAGAATCCAGCCCCAGTGCGGGGGGCGTTTCGGCGGGGCTGAGGACGTATGGCATATGGTCGATGAGTTCGGCGGCCTCGCCCACGGGCACGTCCGGCAGATGCCGGGCGATCGTGCGGTGACCTCACCGATAAGGTCGCATCGACCGGCTACCCAGGGGGAGTCGCCTGGGGGTCGTCCTATTGGTGGGCACCGCCGTCGTCGGTGTGCTCGCCGTCGCGCGGGCGCGGCGGCTGTTCCAGCTTCGATGACAGCCCTCGAGGTCAGGCGGGCTCCGGGCCTGTGCCCGGGACTTGCCGGCCGCGGCCCACTCCATCATCCTGAGCCGTCAAACGAGGTGGCGCTTGTGTCTTTATGCGAAGCCCGCCGGTCCCTACTCAGCGCTTGACTGATTGCCCCCGCGTTTTGCGGCTAACGTACCGTTGAGGGGTACGGTAGCCGTAGGAATGATGGGTATCGAAGGAGTATCCGATGGTGGCGAGGCAGGCGGGGCTGCCGCCTGAGCTGACTCGGGCACCGATGCGGACGGTCCGCCCGCGGGATGTCACGGTCTATGCCCATGCACGCCCGCAGCTTGCCCGGCTGGCTGAAAGCGGGTTGCTCCACCGGCTCGCTCCTGGTTTCTACGCGATCGTTCCGCAAGACCGCGTCGGCGACAATTGGCTTCCTTCGCTTGAAGGGGCTGCGGCCGGAATCGCCGCCGCAGAGTTCGGCGTCGGCCGTTACGCGTTGATGGGGATGACCGCGGCTCGGCTACATCACGCCATCCCGCGTGCCGTCGCTGTCGCCAATGTGGCTGCTCCTCGACGGAGGGAGCCGCTGAGGCTCACCGATCGTCCGGCGACGATCCGGTTCTACGTTCGCGACGTCGAATCGATGCGAGTGGAGAGGCTTCAAACGGACATGGGCGCGTGTCTGGTGACGACGCCGGAGCAGACGGTGCTCGACCTCGTGCATCTCGCCGTCGGCGAAGGGTCAGGACAGGAGGCGGAGGCGGCGATCCGGATGCTGCTGCCGCGTTGTGATCGGCAGATGCTCGGCGAGATCGCTGCGGGTCAGCGACTGAAGCGGGCGTTGGATCGCGTGCTGGCGCTGGAGGTGACGTGGCGTTAGACGCCGACGTGGCGGAGGACGGCCAGGACCCGACGGTTGTCGCTATCCGAGGACGGCAACCTGAGTTTCGCGAAGATGTTCGCCACATGCTTCTCCACCACTCCGGGGGTGATGACAAGAGCCGCCGCGATCCCGGCGTTGGATCGTCCCTCGGCCATCAGCGAAAGCACCTCACGCTCCCGTGGGGTCAGCGACGCCAGCCCGGCCGTGTCCTGCCCGGCCCGCATCAGGTGGCCGACCACCTCCGGATCCAGTGCGGTACCACCGGATGCCACGCGGGTCAGTGCGTCCACGAAATCGGCGACGTCAGCGACGCGATCCTTGAGCAGGTATCCGACGCCGGTCGGTCGATCGGCGAGCAGGCGGGTCGCGTAGCGGGTCTCCACGTACTGCGAGAACACCAGCACACCGACGTCGGGATGGTCGCGTCGGATGTCGATGGCAGCGCGCAGTCCCTCGTCGGTGTGCGTCGGCGGCATCCGGATATCGATGATGGCCACATCCGGTACGACGGCGGCGATCGCGGAATGCAACGCGTCCGCGTCGGCCACCGCCGCACACACCTCGAAGCCGCGGTCGGTGAGCAGCCGGACCAACCCTTCGCGCATCATCGCGGCATCCTCCGCGATCACCACCCGCATGCTGTCGCCTCCGTTCACACCTGTGTGGGCAGCTCGATCTCGACCCGGGTCGGACCGCCGCTCGGACTGTGTACGCGCATTCGGCCATCCACGACGGCGATGCGGCGGGCGAGGCCGGACAGGCCGGGACCGTCCGGGTTCGCCCCGCCGATGCCGTCGTCCGCGACGGTCAGCGTCACGTGCTCGCCGGATCGAACTACGCCGAGCCGGATGCGAGTCGCCCGGCTGTGTTTGGCTGCGTTCG
This genomic interval carries:
- a CDS encoding histidine phosphatase family protein translates to MRSPHDRPASAGRARGRGRRTHRPYAIRPQPRRNAPRTGAGFFDGYDATEAASGRRLAESLTARFATAPRPSLDTHEDLVTHAHPIAWLVRYALDAPPTRWLDLNSANTALTLIEYRTALPQPSSHSTTKATLPPDLRWTGFPSTAGP
- a CDS encoding type IV toxin-antitoxin system AbiEi family antitoxin domain-containing protein, which codes for MVARQAGLPPELTRAPMRTVRPRDVTVYAHARPQLARLAESGLLHRLAPGFYAIVPQDRVGDNWLPSLEGAAAGIAAAEFGVGRYALMGMTAARLHHAIPRAVAVANVAAPRRREPLRLTDRPATIRFYVRDVESMRVERLQTDMGACLVTTPEQTVLDLVHLAVGEGSGQEAEAAIRMLLPRCDRQMLGEIAAGQRLKRALDRVLALEVTWR
- a CDS encoding response regulator transcription factor, translating into MRVVIAEDAAMMREGLVRLLTDRGFEVCAAVADADALHSAIAAVVPDVAIIDIRMPPTHTDEGLRAAIDIRRDHPDVGVLVFSQYVETRYATRLLADRPTGVGYLLKDRVADVADFVDALTRVASGGTALDPEVVGHLMRAGQDTAGLASLTPREREVLSLMAEGRSNAGIAAALVITPGVVEKHVANIFAKLRLPSSDSDNRRVLAVLRHVGV